A window from Puniceicoccaceae bacterium encodes these proteins:
- a CDS encoding tetratricopeptide repeat protein has translation MNLPKIESTFRKGVQLLQKACYAEAIEQFESVLQVLPFQLDASYFKCIALLNLKRHQEVIDCLQPALNRAPESTGSPLQANCHNALGGAFQAISRFDLAIAAFKRACMLEPDSIDRRLNLLQCRLKAGQHDQVEAELRSLESIHPDHVRVIAARAELAFQSWDVQSYVQHIQRAIRKQPTSIDLICQYLMALNYLEDKNGVTCAADEHIAIGSAMQVLLPSPSAPAEIVERLSSDPPLRIGFISPDLKRHSVSYFLLPLLRGLKSRCDVQTFCYATAMVEDEVTRQIQTQTSDFRQLQSSEQFDQIEKDQLHILIDLAGHTHSSHFEALVHNRKLVPYYAHWMGYPNTTGFACFDFRIVDSITDPPDSSESCSEQRLYLDSCFLCYEPSDAIPDVTPLPALQKQWITLASHNNLNKVTPTMLNTWAMLLAREPRFRLRIKSPMVTVPRVASRLRLAFEEQGITSERIELIPAFQNEFDHLSSFADVDFTLDSFPYNGTTTTFESLLMGCPVLTLSGNSHRSRVSTSILTHLGLSDWTTQTREAYLERALSAANELDKLAALRACLRDRLLKSTLCDANRFAQHFLNTLRNAGVGTPEA, from the coding sequence ATGAATCTTCCAAAGATTGAATCCACCTTTCGCAAAGGTGTCCAGCTCTTGCAGAAGGCCTGCTACGCTGAGGCCATTGAACAGTTTGAATCCGTGCTGCAGGTTCTTCCGTTCCAGCTGGATGCCAGTTATTTCAAGTGTATCGCGCTGCTGAACCTCAAGCGTCATCAAGAGGTCATCGACTGCCTGCAGCCCGCCCTGAACCGTGCACCGGAGTCAACAGGTTCGCCACTTCAGGCAAACTGTCACAATGCGTTGGGCGGTGCTTTTCAGGCAATCTCCCGCTTTGATCTTGCCATTGCAGCATTCAAAAGGGCCTGCATGCTCGAGCCTGATTCGATCGACCGCCGCCTGAATCTGCTGCAATGCCGATTGAAGGCCGGACAGCACGACCAGGTCGAGGCAGAGTTGCGTTCGCTCGAATCCATCCACCCCGACCACGTGCGCGTCATCGCTGCAAGGGCCGAGCTCGCATTCCAGTCCTGGGATGTTCAAAGCTATGTTCAGCACATCCAACGTGCAATCCGTAAGCAGCCAACTTCCATTGACCTCATCTGTCAGTATCTGATGGCCTTGAACTATCTTGAGGACAAAAACGGTGTGACCTGCGCTGCAGACGAGCATATCGCAATCGGTTCCGCCATGCAGGTGCTGCTTCCCAGTCCTTCTGCCCCCGCTGAGATCGTCGAGCGTTTATCCTCAGATCCGCCGCTTCGAATCGGATTCATCAGCCCGGATCTCAAGCGTCACTCCGTCAGCTATTTCCTACTGCCCCTGCTTCGAGGACTGAAGTCCCGCTGCGATGTTCAGACGTTCTGCTACGCCACTGCCATGGTTGAGGACGAGGTAACCCGGCAGATTCAAACCCAGACGTCGGATTTTCGCCAGCTGCAGTCAAGCGAGCAATTTGACCAGATCGAAAAGGATCAACTGCACATTCTCATCGATCTCGCAGGTCACACGCACAGCAGTCACTTTGAAGCACTTGTTCACAATCGCAAGCTGGTCCCTTACTACGCTCACTGGATGGGATACCCCAATACGACCGGGTTTGCCTGCTTTGATTTCCGCATCGTGGATTCGATCACCGATCCACCTGATTCCAGCGAATCCTGCTCGGAACAACGCCTCTATCTCGATTCGTGCTTCCTCTGCTACGAACCTTCCGATGCGATTCCGGATGTCACACCATTGCCTGCTCTGCAAAAGCAATGGATTACCCTGGCCAGTCACAACAATCTGAACAAGGTCACTCCCACAATGCTCAACACCTGGGCCATGTTACTGGCACGGGAACCGCGATTCCGACTGCGCATCAAGAGTCCAATGGTCACTGTGCCCAGGGTAGCATCGCGTCTACGCCTCGCTTTCGAAGAGCAGGGAATCACAAGCGAACGCATTGAACTCATCCCGGCATTTCAAAATGAATTCGATCATCTCTCCTCTTTCGCAGATGTCGACTTCACGCTCGACTCCTTTCCCTACAACGGAACCACAACCACGTTTGAGTCGCTGCTCATGGGTTGCCCGGTCCTCACCCTATCGGGCAACAGTCACCGTTCCCGGGTCTCCACAAGCATTCTCACTCATCTCGGATTGAGCGACTGGACGACGCAAACGCGCGAAGCCTACCTTGAGCGTGCCCTGAGCGCGGCAAATGAGCTGGACAAGCTGGCAGCCCTTCGCGCGTGCTTGAGGGATCGCTTGCTCAAATCGACACTTTGCGATGCCAACCGCTTTGCCCAGCATTTTCTCAACACGCTTCGAAATGCGGGAGTCGGCACGCCCGAAGCCTGA
- a CDS encoding flagellin, giving the protein MADITLSAGIRTNLNSLRGTNDLLSRTQSRLATGKKVNTAIDNPNSFFKAANLTDRAGKLDARLDSMGQAVSAIKSADQAITSMKAITEQMKAIAEDAKGETDSNVRANLGAQFNELIAQVNTLAKDAVYSGTNFLQGTDMDANSTVKGNQTLNVQFNEKLDESTLQLQGFSIGNEVVSTALSITGGESGLTNVTIQGHVDGTAGTGSANAVDFAGDEYADSMNVIIANVESFETQLDAASKALANNLNIITTRQDFTAKQVNILQEGADKLTLADLNEEGANLLSLNTAQQLGISSLSLASQANQAVLRLVG; this is encoded by the coding sequence ATGGCCGATATTACTCTATCAGCGGGTATCCGTACGAACTTGAATTCTCTTCGGGGAACCAACGATCTGCTGAGCCGCACGCAGTCACGCCTTGCCACGGGCAAGAAGGTGAACACCGCTATCGACAATCCGAACAGCTTTTTTAAGGCTGCTAACTTGACGGATCGCGCTGGCAAACTCGACGCTCGTCTCGACTCCATGGGTCAGGCAGTTTCCGCCATCAAATCTGCCGACCAGGCGATCACCTCCATGAAGGCGATCACTGAGCAGATGAAGGCGATTGCTGAAGACGCCAAGGGTGAAACCGACTCCAACGTTCGTGCCAACCTGGGTGCACAGTTCAATGAACTGATCGCACAGGTGAATACCCTTGCAAAGGATGCTGTTTACTCCGGTACCAACTTCCTGCAGGGAACTGACATGGACGCGAATTCCACGGTCAAGGGCAACCAGACCCTGAACGTGCAGTTCAATGAAAAGCTCGATGAATCCACGCTGCAGCTGCAAGGCTTCAGCATTGGAAACGAAGTTGTCAGCACTGCGCTCTCCATCACTGGTGGTGAAAGTGGTCTGACCAACGTCACGATCCAGGGACACGTGGATGGAACTGCAGGAACCGGAAGCGCCAATGCGGTTGACTTCGCAGGAGACGAATACGCGGATTCCATGAATGTGATCATCGCCAACGTGGAAAGCTTCGAAACTCAGCTCGACGCTGCTTCGAAAGCACTCGCGAACAACCTGAACATCATCACCACCCGTCAGGACTTCACTGCAAAGCAGGTGAACATCCTCCAGGAAGGTGCTGACAAGCTGACGCTTGCCGACTTGAACGAAGAAGGTGCAAACCTCCTGTCCCTCAACACTGCTCAGCAGTTGGGTATCAGTTCACTGTCGCTCGCATCGCAGGCCAATCAGGCAGTATTGCGTCTCGTTGGATAA
- a CDS encoding DegT/DnrJ/EryC1/StrS family aminotransferase, with protein MAVPLLDIPRHNRPYFDRMKAAFDSFIESGQYIGGDHVAGFEAELADYLGVSDCIAVSSGTDALLLALMALDLQPGDEVLCPSFTFFATAGTVSRLGAIPVFVDILPGSFNMDPSDLEAKITPKTRAIIPVHLFGQCADMDAIQRIACSHDLLIIEDCAQAIGATFKGKKAGTFGIFGSFSFYPTKNLSGFGDGGFLCTQNAEFAQKARILRIHGMDPVYYHHMVGGNFRFDPVQGMLLRIKLPDIDAQNQQRDANARHYHQYLGNHAQVATTFDAADASTRIILPETHPNNQHTWHQFTIRVTQPGERDQLLKWLRDRQIGCGVYYPLGLHQQACFRSVVPENSCLPATETACSQVISLPVFPELTQSELDEVCEAVLSYLNT; from the coding sequence ATGGCCGTTCCACTTCTCGACATTCCCCGACACAACCGTCCCTACTTCGACCGCATGAAGGCGGCATTCGATTCCTTCATCGAATCCGGGCAATACATTGGTGGCGACCATGTCGCCGGATTTGAGGCCGAACTGGCCGACTATCTCGGTGTGAGTGACTGTATCGCCGTCAGCTCGGGCACCGACGCGCTGCTGCTCGCGCTCATGGCTCTTGACCTGCAACCGGGTGACGAGGTGCTCTGCCCGTCATTCACTTTTTTTGCAACGGCTGGCACGGTTTCCCGACTCGGTGCGATTCCGGTCTTTGTCGATATCCTGCCAGGATCCTTCAACATGGATCCCTCTGATCTTGAGGCCAAGATTACCCCCAAAACCCGCGCCATCATTCCTGTTCATCTGTTCGGTCAGTGCGCCGACATGGATGCCATTCAGCGCATTGCCTGTTCGCACGATCTTCTCATCATCGAAGACTGTGCCCAGGCGATTGGGGCTACCTTCAAGGGCAAGAAAGCGGGAACTTTTGGCATTTTCGGCTCCTTCAGTTTTTACCCCACCAAAAATTTGTCCGGGTTTGGGGATGGGGGCTTTCTCTGCACTCAAAACGCCGAATTCGCCCAAAAAGCGCGCATCCTGCGCATCCACGGCATGGATCCGGTCTACTACCACCACATGGTGGGTGGAAACTTTCGCTTCGATCCCGTGCAAGGCATGTTGCTGCGCATCAAACTTCCCGATATTGACGCACAAAACCAGCAGCGCGACGCAAATGCACGCCACTATCATCAGTATCTCGGCAATCATGCCCAGGTGGCGACCACGTTCGATGCTGCCGATGCCTCGACACGCATCATCCTTCCGGAAACCCACCCGAACAACCAGCATACCTGGCACCAGTTTACCATCCGTGTCACACAACCCGGCGAGCGCGACCAGCTGCTAAAGTGGCTGCGTGATCGCCAGATCGGTTGTGGTGTCTACTATCCACTCGGGCTGCACCAGCAGGCGTGTTTCCGATCCGTTGTCCCTGAAAACAGCTGTCTTCCTGCCACCGAAACGGCCTGCTCTCAGGTGATCAGCCTTCCCGTTTTCCCTGAACTGACCCAGAGCGAACTGGACGAGGTCTGCGAAGCCGTGCTCAGTTATCTCAACACCTAA